Below is a genomic region from Mesorhizobium sp. NZP2298.
CCGGCGCGGAAGAGGCGAAAGGATCAGGCACCCGTGAGCGCAACCGACATCCACGATCCCAACCGTCGAGACTTTCTCTACGTTGCCACCGGCATGGCTGCGGTGGTCGGCGCGGGTGCCTTCGCATGGCCGTTCATCGACCAGATGCGCCCCGATGCCTCGACGCTGGCGCTCGCCTCGGTCGAGGTCGACGTCTCTTCGCTAACGCCGGGCATGTCGCTGGTCGTCAAGTGGCGCGGCAAGCCGGTGGTGGTGCGCAACCGCACCGAACAGGAAATGAAGGACGGCGAGGCCGTCAAGCTCGCCGATCTCAAGGATCCGATCGCCCGCAACGCCAATCTGCCGGCCGACGCCCCAGCGACCGACGCCAACCGCACCACGCCCGGCAAGGAAGCCTGGATGGTGATGGTTCAGGTCTGCACGCATCTGGGTTGTATCCCGCTCGGCCAGGAAGGCGATTTCGGCGGCTGGTTCTGCCCATGCCACGGTTCGCAATACGATACCGCCGGCCGCATCCGCAAAGGCCCGGCGCCAGAGAACATGGCTGTGCCGGTATTCAAGTTCATTTCCGATACCAAGATCCTTATCGGTTGAGGCAGGGGATATTTCGATGAGCGAGGGACACTCGACCTATACGCCCAAAACCGGTCTCGGACGCTGGTTCGACGCCCGCATGCCGCTGCCGCGGCTGGTTTATGACAGCTTCATCGCTTACCCGGTGCCGCGCAACCTCAACTATGCGTGGACCTTCGGCGGCATCCTGTCGATCATGCTGGTGGCGCAGATCCTGACCGGCATCGTGCTGGCCATGCATTACTCGAACGACACCACGCTGGCCTTCGATTCGGTCGAGAAGATCATGCGCGACGTGAATTCCGGCTGGCTGTTGCGCTACATGCATGCCAACGGCGCCTCGTTCTTCTTCGTCGCCGTCTATATCCACATTTTCCGAGGCCTCTATTACGGCTCCTACAAGACACCGCGCGAACTGCTGTGGATCCTGGGCTGCATCATCTACCTCCTGATGATGGCGACCGGCTTCATGGGCTATGTGCTGCCATGGGGGCAGATGAGCTTCTGGGGCGCCACCGTCATCACCGGCTTCTTCAGCGCCATACCGCTGGTCGGCGAGTGGATCCAGCAATTGCTGCTTGGCGGCTTCGCCGTCGACAATCCGACGCTCAACCGCTTCTTCGCGCTGCACTATCTGCTGCCGTTCATGATCGCCGGCGTTGTCGTGCTGCACGTCTGGGCACTGCATGTCGTGGGCCAGTCGAACCCGACCGGCATCGAGGTCAAGTCGAAGACCGACACCGTCGCCTTCACGCCTTACGCGACGATCAAGGACGCGTTCGGCATGATCGTGTTCCTGTTCTTCTTCGCCTATTTCGTCTTCTACCTGCCGAACTATCTCGGCCATCCGGACAACTACACGGTTGCCAACCCATTGAAGACCCCGGCCCACATCGTCCCTGAGTGGTACTTCCTGCCGTTCTACGCGATCCTGCGCGCCATCACCTTCAATATAGGGCCGATCAACTCCAAGCTCGGCGGCGTGCTGTGCATGTTCGGCGCCATCGCCATGCTGTTCCTGGTGCCGTGGCTCGACACTTCGAAGGTGCGCTCGGCTGTCTACCGGCCCTGGTACAAGCTGTTTTTCTGGCTGTTCGTGGCCGATGCCATCCTGCTTGGCTGGCTGGGCTCGCAGCCGGCGGAAGGCAGCTATGTGTTCATGGCGCAGATGGCAACGCTGTTCTACTTCGCCTTCTTCCTGATCATCATGCCGGTCCTCGGCCTGATCGAGACGCCGCGCAGGCTGCCGAACTCGATTACCGAGGCGGTGCTGGAGAAGAACAAGGGTGGCAGCGGGCATCCGGCGGGCGCCACGGCCGCACCACAGACCAAGGGCTGAGCGGTAGAGAATCTAAGGGGATTTGGCATGAAAAAGATTCTCACCTCGCTTGCGCTCATCGGCCTTGTGGCCGCCGGCACCGCGGCGTTCGCGGCCGAAGAGGCGCACAATGCGGCGGCTCCGACGCATTTCCCGATCAACGAGCCGAAGGAAATGGACTGGAGCTTCACCGGTCCGTTCGGCACCTACGACAAGGCGCAGCTGCAGCGCGGCCTGAAGGTCTACAAGGAAGTCTGCTCGGCCTGCCATTCGATGAACCTGGTGGCGTTCCGCACGCTGTCGGACCTCGGCTACAGCGACGCGCAGATCAAGACGCTGGCGGCCGAATACACCATCCATGACGGCCCCAACGATGCCGGCGACATGTTCGACCGTCCGGGCAAGCCGTCGGACCATTTCCCGGCGCCGTTCGCCAATGAGCAAGCCGCTGCTGCCTCCAATGGCGGCGCTGCTCCGCCCGACATGTCGCTGCTGGCCAAGGCGCGCGGCGTCGAGCGCGGCTTTCCGCAGTTCGTCTTCGACATCTTCACCCAGTATGACGCCGGCGGTCCCGACTACATCCATTCGCTGCTGACCGGCTACGACCAGACGCCGCCGGCCGGCATGGTCATCCCTGAAGGCACGCACTACAACCCGTACTTCATGTCGGGCGTGTCGCTGAAGATGCCCAAGCCGCTCTCCGACGGCCAGGTGACCTATGATGACGGCTCGCCGCAGACCGTCGACCAGTACTCCCGCGACGTGGCTGCCTTCCTGGCGTGGGCCGCCGAGCCGCACATGGAGGCCCGCAAGAAGATGGGCTTCCGCGTGCTGGTGTTCATGCTTCTGTTCGGCGCGCTCGTCTACATGACCAAGCGCAAGGTGTGGGAAGGCGTGGCGCACTGAGCCGCGCCGGCACCTGAAAATGCAAGGGCGCCGAAAGGCGCCCTTTTCTTTTCGGCCGCTTACCGGCAAAACTGTAAGGCAACGGAACAATTGCCCATGAAATCCTCCCTAGAAGAGACGCTGCTCTCGGCCATCCGCACCATTCCGGATTACCCCAAGCCAGGCATCCTGTTTCGCGACATCACCACGCTGCTCGGCAATGCGCGCGCCTTTCGTCGCTCCATCGACGAGCTGGTGCATCCCTATGCCGGGCAGAAGATCGACAAGATCGCCGGCATCGAGGCACGCGGCTTCATCCTGGGTGGCGCCGTCGCCCATCAGCTCTCGGCCGGCTTCGTGCCGATCCGCAAGAAGGGCAAGCTGCCCTATGAGACGGTGCGCGTCGCCTACAGCCTGGAGTACGGGCTGGACGAGATGGAGATGCACAAGGACGGCGTTTCGCCGGGCGAGAAGGTGATCCTGGTCGATGATCTGATCGCCACCGGCGGCACGGCGGAAGCGGCGGTCAGGCTTCTGCGCCAGATCGGCGCCGATATACTGGCGGCATGCTTCGTCATCGACCTGCCGGATCTGGGCGGGCGCGCCAAGCTCGAGGCACTGGGTGTTCCGGTAAGGACGCTGATCGGGTTCGAGGGACATTAGGTTTTTCCCTCGCCCCGTTTGCGGGGAGAGGGAAGCGAGCAACACGAGCGGAGCAAGGTGAGGGGCAAGTACGACCGTCGAGTTTAAGGCACCACCGCTCGCGCCGCCCCTTATCCGCCCTTCGGGCATGCCGGCCCTTCGCTATCGCTGCGGGCATTCGTCGTTCGGAAAGCCAAGCAATTGGCTTTCCGTCCGCGTTGCGGACCACTTCTCACCCCCGTAGACGGGGCGGAGGAAGAAATCACTCCACTTTCACCAGCACGGCGCTCTCAAACTCCAGCACCTTGTCGCCGATCGAATCGAAAGCTTCCGAACGCAGCGACAAAAGCCGCCAGCCGGGACGCGACGAGATCGGGCGATGGGACAGCGCGGTGCGGGTGAAGGTGACGGTCTCGCCGGCGAAGACCGGTTTCAGCCACTTCAGGTTCTTGAAGCCGGGCGAGGGGCCGAATTCGGGCGCGGGGCCAGGACCGGTCCACTCGGCGCCCATCCGGGTTTCGAGGTTGAGCTTCATCCAGGTGGCGGCGGTGTGCCAGCCGGAGGCGCAAAGCCCGCCGAGCAGGCTTTTCCTCGCGGCCTCCTCGTCGATGTGGAAGATCTGAGGGTCGTATTTGCGGGCAAACGCCTTGATGGCCTCGGCTTCGAACTTATGCGAGCCGAGCGTAACGGTGGTGCCGGTGCGGAAGAATTCGTCCAGGGTCATGCCACATTCCCCGCCGCGTCACGCGTCAGGAACATGACGGAGTTCTCAAGCTCGAAGACACTTTCGCCACGCTGGTTGACCAGCTCGCTGCGCAAGGTGACGAAACCGAGATGGGGCTTCGACTTCGACA
It encodes:
- a CDS encoding cytochrome c1; translation: MKKILTSLALIGLVAAGTAAFAAEEAHNAAAPTHFPINEPKEMDWSFTGPFGTYDKAQLQRGLKVYKEVCSACHSMNLVAFRTLSDLGYSDAQIKTLAAEYTIHDGPNDAGDMFDRPGKPSDHFPAPFANEQAAAASNGGAAPPDMSLLAKARGVERGFPQFVFDIFTQYDAGGPDYIHSLLTGYDQTPPAGMVIPEGTHYNPYFMSGVSLKMPKPLSDGQVTYDDGSPQTVDQYSRDVAAFLAWAAEPHMEARKKMGFRVLVFMLLFGALVYMTKRKVWEGVAH
- a CDS encoding cytochrome b, whose product is MSEGHSTYTPKTGLGRWFDARMPLPRLVYDSFIAYPVPRNLNYAWTFGGILSIMLVAQILTGIVLAMHYSNDTTLAFDSVEKIMRDVNSGWLLRYMHANGASFFFVAVYIHIFRGLYYGSYKTPRELLWILGCIIYLLMMATGFMGYVLPWGQMSFWGATVITGFFSAIPLVGEWIQQLLLGGFAVDNPTLNRFFALHYLLPFMIAGVVVLHVWALHVVGQSNPTGIEVKSKTDTVAFTPYATIKDAFGMIVFLFFFAYFVFYLPNYLGHPDNYTVANPLKTPAHIVPEWYFLPFYAILRAITFNIGPINSKLGGVLCMFGAIAMLFLVPWLDTSKVRSAVYRPWYKLFFWLFVADAILLGWLGSQPAEGSYVFMAQMATLFYFAFFLIIMPVLGLIETPRRLPNSITEAVLEKNKGGSGHPAGATAAPQTKG
- a CDS encoding adenine phosphoribosyltransferase produces the protein MKSSLEETLLSAIRTIPDYPKPGILFRDITTLLGNARAFRRSIDELVHPYAGQKIDKIAGIEARGFILGGAVAHQLSAGFVPIRKKGKLPYETVRVAYSLEYGLDEMEMHKDGVSPGEKVILVDDLIATGGTAEAAVRLLRQIGADILAACFVIDLPDLGGRAKLEALGVPVRTLIGFEGH
- a CDS encoding MaoC family dehydratase — translated: MTLDEFFRTGTTVTLGSHKFEAEAIKAFARKYDPQIFHIDEEAARKSLLGGLCASGWHTAATWMKLNLETRMGAEWTGPGPAPEFGPSPGFKNLKWLKPVFAGETVTFTRTALSHRPISSRPGWRLLSLRSEAFDSIGDKVLEFESAVLVKVE
- the petA gene encoding ubiquinol-cytochrome c reductase iron-sulfur subunit; its protein translation is MSATDIHDPNRRDFLYVATGMAAVVGAGAFAWPFIDQMRPDASTLALASVEVDVSSLTPGMSLVVKWRGKPVVVRNRTEQEMKDGEAVKLADLKDPIARNANLPADAPATDANRTTPGKEAWMVMVQVCTHLGCIPLGQEGDFGGWFCPCHGSQYDTAGRIRKGPAPENMAVPVFKFISDTKILIG